In Diaphorobacter ruginosibacter, the genomic stretch TTCTGAATGACCGCCTGAGCAGCGCGCGCCCGCCTTGAACTGTTCACAACAATGCTGAGATGGCCCCTCAGACGCGACGCAAAGGCGCAGACAGTACTTTGGTACGGCAAGCCTTTGCAACAAAGTATGAGGGGCCATATCAGCACCTCCATACGAAGACTCTCGCCTCAAGCGCCGCCCGTCCATTCGTCACGCAACCCATGAGACCCGGTCTTCCGGGAAGAACCAAAACGGAACTTACCCAGCCATCAATGGCTGTGCCCGTGAGCCAGTCCGCTCACCACGGTCACGATGACGATGCCCGCCACCAGCCACGCAATCTGCGCCACCGTCTCGCGCGCGGAGAGCTGCTTCTGGAGTTGCGGAATCAGATCGGCCAGGGCCACATAGATGAAGCTGCTCGACGCAATCACCAGCAGATAGGTGAGCGCACCGTGCAGATGGCTGAGCAGGAAATATCCCGCCAGTCCCCCCAGCGCGGTGACGGCCCCGGCCAGCGACACCTTCATGAGCGCCGCCCGGCGGTTGGAGCTGCTGGAATTCATCACCACCAGATCGCCGATATGGTGCGGCACCTCGTGGGCCAGCACCGACACCGCGGCCACCACGCCCAGGCGCACGTCCGCCAGGAACGCCGAGGCGATCAGCACGCCATCGCCAAAGCAATGCACGCTGTCACCCGTGACGATGGACCAGCCACCGCTCTTGCGCTGGGAACCGGCGGAGTGTTCATGCTGGTGCACATGACCGTGATCATGGCCATGCGCGTCATGATGATGATGACCATGATCCCCGTGTCCATGGGCATGGCCATGCTCGTGCCCGTGATGCCAGAGTTCGGCCTTGTCGAGCAGAAAGAAAAATACCAGCCCCACCAGCAGCACGGCGAACAGATCATGCGCCTCCACCTGGCTCTCGAACGCTTCGGGCAACAGGTGCATGAAGGCGGTCGCCAGCAGCGCTCCCGCCGCCAGGCTCAGCAGATGCTGCGTGCCGACGCGGTTGCCGTTGCCCAGCCCCAGGCGCATCAGCAATGCCGCAATCCATACGCTTCCGATGCCAGCCGCCAGCGTGGCTCCAATGATTTCCAGTAATAACATCGCATTCAGGCAGGCAACCAAGCCCGCAGGTTGATGGTTCAACAAAAAAAGCCCCGAAGGGCTTTGCGTCTTCCTGCCTGGCTGCGAAGAACTGGCTGAGCAAGGATCCTCTGAACGAAGACGCCAAAAGAACGTGACAGATTGTCGCTCTTTTGGCAAATCCTTGCTTGCAATCAATTCACGCCGTGCGTCCTGAACCAGGCCAGCATGCGTTTCCAACCATCCTCGGCGGCCTCCTTGCGGAAGCTCGGGCGATAGTCTGCGTGAAATGCATGCGGCGCGTCCGGATAGAGCACGAACTCGGATTTCTTGGCTGCGGCAGAGCCCTGTCGAAGGGCATCTTTCATCTTATCAATCGTGTCAAGAGGGATGCCGGAATCTTTTTCACCGTACAGCCCCAGCACCGGCGCCTTGAGAATCGGGGCAATGTCGACCGGGTGCTTGGGCGTCAGGTCGCTTGGCTGCCCCACCAGCCGGCCATACCACGCCACGCCCGCCTTCACCGGCCCATGGGCCGAATACAGCCAGGTGATGCGCCCGCCCCAGCAGAAGCCGGTGATGCCCAGCCTGGCAACGTCGCCGCCGTTCGCACCCGCCCATTTCACGGTCGCGTCGAGATCGGCCATGACCTGCGCATCGGGCACCTTGGAGATCACCTCGCTCATCAGCTTGGACATCTCGCCATACGACATCGGATCGCCCTGCCGCGCGAACAGGTCCGGCGCGATCGCCATGTAGCCTTCCTTGGCCAGGCGGCGGCAGGTGTCCGCGATGTAGTCGTGCACTCCGAAGATTTCGGAGATCACCAGGACCACGGGCAGGTTCTTCTTGCCCTCAGGCGCGGCGCGGTAGGCGTTGACCTGAAAGCCATTCACATCGAAATGCACATCGCCCACCGTGAGCCCGTCCGCCGGTGTCTTGATGGCCGTCTGCGCACAGACCGGCAGCACGGAGGCCGCATAGCCCACGCCCAGCGCCACCTTCAGCGCCGTGCGGCGCGAGGCGCCCGCTTCCGATGTCTGGCCTGGCAGCAGCGAGTCGAGATCGCGCTTCATGTCGTCATGCTTCATGGTCTGTCTCCTGAGGGTGAGTACGGGGTGACCGGACAGTCTACAGGCATGCGCGTGCGGCAGGCACGCCTCGCCCCGGGATCCGCGGCGGTTTCCGAAAGCCGTCCGCTCCGCCGGGCGCTGCTCAGCGCGCGTCGTGCGAATGGATCTGCAGCGCCTCGAGGAAGCGGGACACCATGTTGTAGGCCGCCACCGTGGCCGTGAGCTCCACCAGTTGCTGCGCATCGAAATGCGCGGACACCGCGGAGAACACCGCATCGGGAACCTGGATGTCGCGTGTCATCGCATCGGTGTAGGCGAGCACGGCGCGCTCGCGGGCATCGAACTGCGTGCCCGCCTGCCATTCGCCCAGTGCGTCCAGTTGGGCCTGCGTCATGCCCTCCCGCAGCGCGATCGGCGCATGCTGCTCGGCCTCGTAGGGCGCATGATTGAGCAGCGCCACGCGCATGATCACCATCTCGCGGATCGCGCCGCCCAGCGACGATTTCTGGCGGATGGCCGTCAGGTAGTTCAGCCAGCCCTCGGCCACCGGCGGACTGTTGAGCAGCATCTGGTAGAGATGCAGGATGCTGCCGCGCTCGGCGATGATGCGGTCCGCGAGCGGCTTGACCGCCGGGCTCTGCGCGTCGGCATAGGGGATACGGGCCATGGTTGCGAGATTCCTTGCAATGAGTGATCGGCGTGCGCCGAAGAAGAGGGATAGGGTTTCAGTCGCTCGTGACGATCTTGCGCTTGACCAGGTCGGCCATCACATCCGAATCCTTGCGGACCCGTGCCGAAAACTCCTCCGGCGTGCCGCTCACCACGTCGAACGCGTTCTCGGCAAACTTCTTTTCCACCAGTGGGTCGTGCATCGTTTCCTGCGTCGCCTTGAGGATCCGGCTCCGCACCTGCGGCGGCAAT encodes the following:
- a CDS encoding dienelactone hydrolase family protein — encoded protein: MKHDDMKRDLDSLLPGQTSEAGASRRTALKVALGVGYAASVLPVCAQTAIKTPADGLTVGDVHFDVNGFQVNAYRAAPEGKKNLPVVLVISEIFGVHDYIADTCRRLAKEGYMAIAPDLFARQGDPMSYGEMSKLMSEVISKVPDAQVMADLDATVKWAGANGGDVARLGITGFCWGGRITWLYSAHGPVKAGVAWYGRLVGQPSDLTPKHPVDIAPILKAPVLGLYGEKDSGIPLDTIDKMKDALRQGSAAAKKSEFVLYPDAPHAFHADYRPSFRKEAAEDGWKRMLAWFRTHGVN
- a CDS encoding carboxymuconolactone decarboxylase family protein yields the protein MARIPYADAQSPAVKPLADRIIAERGSILHLYQMLLNSPPVAEGWLNYLTAIRQKSSLGGAIREMVIMRVALLNHAPYEAEQHAPIALREGMTQAQLDALGEWQAGTQFDARERAVLAYTDAMTRDIQVPDAVFSAVSAHFDAQQLVELTATVAAYNMVSRFLEALQIHSHDAR
- a CDS encoding ZIP family metal transporter; this encodes MLLLEIIGATLAAGIGSVWIAALLMRLGLGNGNRVGTQHLLSLAAGALLATAFMHLLPEAFESQVEAHDLFAVLLVGLVFFFLLDKAELWHHGHEHGHAHGHGDHGHHHHDAHGHDHGHVHQHEHSAGSQRKSGGWSIVTGDSVHCFGDGVLIASAFLADVRLGVVAAVSVLAHEVPHHIGDLVVMNSSSSNRRAALMKVSLAGAVTALGGLAGYFLLSHLHGALTYLLVIASSSFIYVALADLIPQLQKQLSARETVAQIAWLVAGIVIVTVVSGLAHGHSH